One Vicia villosa cultivar HV-30 ecotype Madison, WI linkage group LG5, Vvil1.0, whole genome shotgun sequence genomic window, TCTTCTCATCTCGCAACAAGACAAAACCAAAGAAAATTGAATTTCCATGATTATCAACACCAACCCATATTCCAAGGGGCATATCATAACGATTTATTCTATATGTTGTATCAAAAACTACAACATCTCCAAATGCTTCGTATGCATGAATTGAATCACCAAATGACCAAATAATATGCTCCAATTAATTACTTTCATCTATTGTGAATTCATATCTAAAAGCAATATCTATATCTTTCAAATTTTTGCATAATTTGAGAACATCTGAGGCATCACTTTCTTTACCTGTACTACTATGGGATTGAATAAAGTTTCTAACATCTTTCTCTAAAAATGATAAATTTCCTATATCTATTCCCTTTTCTAACTCAAGCACTCTCATAACAAGATTTATAGAGCAACCAGCTTTCGACAATAATAATATACGATTTTGATCAGCAATTGAGATTCTTCGATAAGCAGGAAGAAATTGAACCTCTTTGTCATCCAATAACTCATGGTTGTGAGAATTGTTGAAATATTTAACCACCCATTTTTCTTCAAACCCAATTGTACTCTTAGTAACCAACATTTTTGCACCACAGTTACATCTTGAAGACTTTCGGTTCCTTTTGCTTTCCCCGTTACTAACTTTACGTTGTTTAACAATACCACCATGATGACAAACAAATTCTCTTTTATAAACACCCAACTAGTAAATcacccgtgctgccgcacgggtatattgatttgatattatatatataatttgttttgatatttattatattaaatgataaatacAATTGTATAAAGAATAATGATATTATGCATTTGCATaggttataataattttgtatggTGGTTTTATACTCAAAtgcatattaaatatttataaaaaaaagttgagTGAATTTAACTAATCGTGTCCCGTTACAAATTTATATGTTAtaatatagattttatttaaataaacatttagaTAATTTATTGACAGTGCcccgtgaaaaaataaaaaatttgacatttgaaaataagaattttgtgtctcaaataaaaacaattgctaaataaaatatgtattttgcttatggttttcagtgagaaaatagaaatattgatatttgaaaataattttttaataattatgaataattttgacatttgaaaataatatttttaataattatgttaattcaatttagtaattaatttatgtttaaaaaataaaaaagaaaagagaaaatttagAGGGAGAAAATTAAATGATGGTGGACTTCTTTTTTAATAGCTTGATAGTTGATTTGTTTAGATATTTAGAATATTgaatgataaatataattatataaaaaattagatattCATGAATTTGTAcaggttaaaataattttgtatagttaatttgtattcaaatgcatattgaaagcaaTTTTTATCAAAAACAAATTTGCGTGAATGTAACTAATCGTATCCcgttacaaatttatttaatacgatATAGATTAGATTTAAATAtacatgtaaatttgaaatgagttatttaattataaaatgaataataataataataataatatttttttatttaatacgatataggtttttaatatttgaaaataagaatttcgtatctcaaataaagacaattattaattaaaataaaatggttattttattgatagtgccccgtgagaaaaatagaaaattttgacatttgaaaataagaattttgtgtctcaaataagtataatcttaattaaaataaaataggtattttgttcatagtgatccgtgggaaaaataaaaattttaacatgtaaaaatatttttttttaaaaattatgaataattttgacatttgaaaataatttttttaataattatattaattcaatttattaaaattttgagagaaaaaattaaaatgaaagtgaaaatattggagagaaaattgtaagagagagagaaaagtaaatagaaattaaatgaaaaataaatgtggagagagaagtgAGATAGAATAAAAGTAATATTATAAGAGGATGAAATTTGAAGGAGAGAGAATGAATGGAAGATAGGTGGCAAAAGTAGGTTGAGTGTGGGGTGAATAAAATGAGTTGATTATGAAATGACAAAAATAACCTTTTagctttgaaaattattttaaagaaaagggCATAATTGGTAGTGTGGTGGACTTTAATTTTAATTGCTTGATAGTAGATGAATTCTCCTCAGACTTGCTTTTACAAGATTTGTAAACATGATTACGTCTAATAGAAAATCCATTTTTTCGTgcaaataagaaataaaattcaTAAGCATGATCATCATTGTCAAATATTTGCCCTTCAAAAGGAACACATGCATCAATGCTATTAACTTGCGGCAAAGTTTCGTGTAGCAGTTCTTGAAATGTTAAAGAATTGAtgtgttcatcatcttcacatACCGAAATATTATCATTTAGAAGTTCCAAGGTGATTGCATCATTTGTTACTCCAAATGTCATATTAGTCTGAATCattcataaatttttaaaattaaaaatattgttaaaatatACATGTCAACAATCATAAAGGatttaatttgagaaaatatatttttatgccattaaaataaaataaaataaaaactcaaaaGATGTCATTTGAGAAAATAATATGTACCTGGGTAATAGTTTTGTGAGACAACTTTGAGAGTTTTTGTTTTGGTATCAATCTGGTTTGCTATGAAGAATGAATATTAGAGGAAAATGAATTAGGGATACACAATAGCTTTCGAAAAGAAGTATTCACTAAGAGTAAATTGGAGGGAGTTGTAAGAAGATAAAAAGAATATGTCTTTCGGTTGGTATGAGAGATGTAGTATCGggaaatgatgaaaaaatacatttaatatttttattgtcttaatttattctaaatttattttaaatttttagtgtTTAATTAACAAATGTGTAGATGTTCAATTTTTATCCGTAAACAATATGGTAATATTCAATTGTCATGCTAGGTATGAAATAGTGAAACAATTTGTACTAGTGAGAAATTCATTTATATGgataaacaattttttattttttttattatttagaatAAATGTATCAGAATGATTGGTTGAATGGATGTGTTATAgcattcctatatatatatatatatatatatatatatatatatatatatatatatatatatatatatatatatatatatatatatatatatatatatatatatatatatatatatatatatatatatatatatattagaaattttGATGAAatattattagattttcttttttGTTATGATTGTATattgattaatttattattatttactttttcattattttttttacattaaaatggaaccattatttttattaaaaaattagagAAAAGTTCCATTCCattgatttaaatataatattacttTATGATCATAATTAATATAACAAAAATGAACATAGtgtttttttccataaaatatgagaaaataaattaGGCTACGAAACttgaacaattttttaaaaaaaaatttatatattttttttataaaactttatGTTTATGTGCGTTCTTAAttctttattaaatatttaaattaataataataataataataataataaaataaatgtacaATTTGTCATTTTTAATACATTTATATTAGTTCGATTGAAACACATACAATTTTGTAAATatgaagtttaaaaaaaaaagtgtaatTTGTTATGACCGATGGAGTCATCTCGATTATATAatgatgtaaaaaataattaaaaattcattTGATTATCAATTGAAGAGCCAAGAGATTATCCAATCTGATGAGTTTTCAAGCAACTCTTGTTCTCAAGAAAAGTTGATAACTCGATCATCATCAACAAAAATTAGAAACgagacttttatttttaaatgttttatggTTCTATTTGATGCAACTAAATTGTTTTCTATTGCTATATTCACATCTAACAGGATCCACAGTTCCATTAAGTAGAAGATACATTTTTCGGGGTTAAGCCTCATGTTGTATTACCGAATCCTTTTAAACATTCGGTTAGAATGTTGAGCGTGCAGGGTGTGTGCATCAGACTTCACGATCATATAATCTATATACACTTCTAGTGTGTCTCCTATTTCTTGAAAAACTATGTTCATTACCCTCAAGTAAGTTGCCCCGATGTTCTTTATCCCGAACAGAATGACATTATACTGGTAATTGGCTTGTTCTGTCATGAATGCAGTTTTCACCTAGTCAGGGCCGTAGATTTGGTCGATATTCGGTAGAGGGTATGAATTTTTTGGACATATGATTAAGATCGGTGTAATCGATGCTCATCCTCCACTTGCCCGATGTTTTTTTAACCAGGACCACGTTAGATAATCATTCGGTATACTTCATTTCTGAAGTAAAATTGGCATTTAATAGGCCTCTTACTGTTTTCTCAGTAGCCTCTGCTTTTTCAAGAGATTGTTTCCTCTGTCGttgagatacatatttatatccGACATCTAGGTTCAACTGATGGCAAGCTACTTCTGGATCAATATCGGGAATTTCATGAGGGGAGATAGCGAAAACGCCAGCATTCGATTAGAGGCATTCGACTAGCCCAACTCATACCTCAGGGGAGAGTCTGAACCCGATCTTGGCTGATCTAGCCGAATTATTTCCTAATTGCAAGGATTTGAATTCTTTGTAAGGAGTAGGTTTAATTTCGCTCTCGCGTGCATCGAGGTCGAGCCCATCACATTTCCTTGATGCCGAGGTTAAAATATCCTCGTGGATTCTCATCTTGACCCCTTTGGCTTCTTGTAAGTCCATATTTATAGTGACCAACACTTTTTTTTTCGTCGTGATAGGCCATCTTCAGGTGGACTGTTGAAGGAACCACATCTAGCTTTGCTATGAAGGACTTCCCTAGAATTCATTTGAAGGTGCTTTAACACGGTATCATCATAAATGGAAAGTCATTGTTCTCTTCCTCATTTCTTTCCATACTGATAGTGTCAAGTTTATCCCACCACAATGATGGGTGATTGAATCGTTAAAAGCTAACAGTTCTTCTCTCTCGGATGGAGACATGTCTGATCAATTGAGACATATCGATCCGAATTCCTCTCTGTAAAGGATGTTACAAGAACTTCTATCGTCTACTAGGAATCTCGTTACGATCAAATGATCGATAATGATCACGATGACTAAAGGTAGATCAATGTTTGAGATCTTATCGATTTTTTCCAAACCCAAGAACCATAACTTTATCGGTTGTGTTGCTGAAACTCTAAAACGGTGCTTAGTGAAAAGAGACCGACATGTGACGAAACGTTAGGCGTGGTAATACTCAGAACGCTATTGATCGACGATGATACACGAGGAACTGGATATGGATCTGTCTTCTTGAGCATTTTCATAAGGTCGCCGCTTACGCTCACTTGCTCTTGATGAATACACAAGAATTAGAAGTTGTTTCCCATAGACAACGCCACAGTTTCATTTCGTAATAAAAATAGACGTGGCCAAGGAAGCTACAATGGAGGAAAGCTTTCGTTGCAATAGAGCGAGGGGTGTACCGGTAAGGTTAACACTCCAACACTAAAGTCAGTATGTGAATGATAAGAGAGGGTATTCAAATTGTATTTGAAATTTGTCACCTGAAATGAAGACATTCGCATATATAGAGGATTGAAAACTAACTTGCTAACTAACTCACGTGAGATGCAGAGAACCGTTAAATGCGTTGGGGGTGAATCTCTTACTTTTAAATTAACGAAGGAACAATGGTGAGACAACGTTCCAGAAGCTTTAGTATCTACTTGAGAATGATCCGGGATGTTACACTTAAGATATGGCCAGTCCctgacaaataataataataataataataataataataataataataataataataataataataataatattttaaaagaaagtAACACTTTTATTAAGAGCGagtgagaaagaaaaaaaaactttcaaaGTAAGTAAGAAAAAAAGTTACAGTAAAATGGAGTGTGGGTTAAGGGGGAGAGAGATAAAAACGTTTTTGTCGTTTGTGCATCCACCTGTCCACTGTCACTGTTCCAGTCTCTCTGCTTCTCTGCTCATTCCAAATGGAACGCCTCTTTTCCGTTCAAATTTCATCATTATAACAAACAACCCCTCCCTCACCCTTCTAGTacgtttctctttctctttctttttcaatttcaTACTTAGGTTTTCATCACTCTTTTTCTATCCATCTATCCTACAACCAACTCTTGCATTTTATTCAATACCAATCACTAACTCTTCAGTTCATCTTGTCTTTGTAAGATTCATCCATTTTTACCTTACTCATTTTAGATGTTTAATTTATTCCTAAtatgtgttttttttgttgttatgatTTCCGTACTATATATATTGgtgtattcttttttttttttcttccattttttaattattgatGCCGTTTATTAGTGGTTTCTTTTCTCTGAATAGTTAAAATGTCTATAAAAGCTTATTATACTTTTCATTGATTCTAGTAAAGCTACAACTATAGCAATCTCATTTTGATTTATACTTTGCAGATTAATTTCCCTAATTTCTAGGCTTTTTCTGATGGAGTTGAATGCAAAATCTCCTTCTTCACAGTGGGAATGTGATAATAACCTAACATTTTTCAatataaaagcaattgaaaatccAAAATTACAACCACTGAATCAGAGTATCGAATTAGACCGAGAAAACAATGTCGGGCTGTTCGATACGTCTACACCCGGTAGAAGTGGTTGCTCTGGGTCTGAGTTAATTCATGATTCTACATCAAGGTGTTCGAAATCAGTTTCAATCGGTTCATCATGGAATTGGGATAAGGGTAATAGCAAAACATGTGTATTTGCTTTTGAAAATTCCCATGATTCCAATGATAAAATGGAATTATCTAAAGAAGATTCAATTGAAAATTCTAATGCGCCAGGGGTTTCTTTGGTATCTGGTGAACCATTGCTCACTCTAAAACTCGGTAAACGGATGTACTTTGAGAGTTCTAATGCACTAGAAAGTGATCCCAAAAACTTGTCTATTTTTGGGGATTCTATGTCAACTTTGAGTATTGGTAAGAAATGTAAGTCCGATGGTCGGAACTTACAATGTTGGCGCTGTCAAGTGGAAGGTTGTGGCCTTGACCTTTCATCAGCGAAAGATTATTATCGCAAACATAAAGTTTGTGAAAGTCATTCCAAATCTCCTAAAGTGGTTATAGCTGGTTTGGAACGACGGTTTTGCCAGCAATGTAGCAGGTAAAGCTCCTTTAACaaatgtatgattgatgaattctCATTAGCACATGATTAAAAGCTGAGCATTACTCAATTTGATTTAGGTTCTTGTTTTTTATGGCTGGTGTTTAAATTGAATAGTTTGCTTCAAAATTTATCTTTGCTTGTAATGTTGAAGGTTCCATGCTCTTTTTGAGTTCGATGAAAAAAAGAGAAGCTGTAGACGACGTCTTTCACATCACAATGCAAAGCGCCGTAAACCCCGTCCTTCTGATGTTGTTCAGTCAAGTCAATCAGCTCTGTCGTCTTCACGATGTGGTAATACTAATTTTCAGTTttatctcaatttttgcttgTTATTTGTTTTTGGTTGTTAAagctgaaaaaaacaagaaatctAGAAATCTAAGACCAAGCTATGCAAGCTTAAGTTGACTATTAACTTTGGTGAGTCAAAAGTGTTTGAAAAATTGAAATTCATAACATAGTTTTATTTGCTGTCCTGCTTAGTTACAGAATTGTACAAATTATTATCCTGATTGTTTGCATTTAGACTTGAGTGGAGTATGATGTTCCTAAGCCCTAGTCTTTACTAACTAGATTTGTATGAGTATGAGATTCTTAATAATCCGACATTATCAAAAAACAACTTCAACTTTTGCTGTAAGTCAAAACTTAGACCAAAGAACAGTCAATTCTAATTGTTTTCTAATTTTATCATAGTTAACCGCAAAGTATTCATTTCAGGATGATGCATATTTCACTGTTGTCTTCTATCTTCTAACATATTTTAGTTCTGCAGATGATGAGCTACAGATGAGTCCATTTTCGTATTCAAAGACTGCTACAAATTTAGCTATGCAAAACATAGACAACAACAACATGCTCCTCCAAACAAAAGATTTTCTCTTGAAGCCTGCAAATGATAACATTGACACACCAAGTACTGTCACTATGCTTTCTGACGATTCTAATGTCAATTTTACATCCAAAGTCATTGCAACCAAGAGTATCAATCCAGGTAGTTTATCATAATCTACTTATTTTGGCCATATTGGTTGCTAACATAACCTATTCAATTGGTGGAATATCGCTTGCAGGTGTAGAAGATTTCATTACCTTTTCTGATACAAATGCAACACAAGACTTTACTTGTGCTCTCTCTCTTCTGTCAACCAATCCGTGGGATTCATATGCGACTGAATCTATTTCTCTAGAACATTCTAATCGTACTAGCAGTTGTGCTCAAGCCCTAACACATGCAATGAGTCAGGGTACTCCGCTCGCTTCACCAGAATATATTAGTGAACATGATCACCATGTCAATTCCAGTATGTGGATGTCAGACTCAAACTGTGAAGAAAGCAATCACTTTCAAGAATTTCAACTGCTGAGAGAACCTTATGAATCTGGTTTTCATCAGTTGGATTAAAATGAATGTTCTTACCCCAAATAGTTTCAATCCAACCACTTTACAAACAAAAGATTCCATCTCATGATTTCTGATATCTAGGACctaatttttttgtaatgactatGTTTATTATGTCTCATTTCTCGTGGTATCAAACAATACGGGAATCAGTTCTGGAAATTTTTTTTGTGATGATATTTTTATAATTCCATTTGAAAATATGTTTTCTGAGACCAAAATAACCCTTATCATCATCTGTTATTTATATAATCTTAATATTCGTTCTGTTCTAATGGGAAATCAAGACCCTTGAACTTGAATAATCTCTCTAGTTGCCTGGTGTAGAAAGTTGACATTTTCGAACAGTGTTAATCACCTTAATTATTTCTAGTTCATTAGTCATAGCTTTAATTCAGTTGCATAAGTTATTGTAAGTTGTAACCACTCCTATTATTGTGCAAATTGGTTATGACTACAGATGTATATATACCAATCATCATCCCACATCAATGAAATTTAGTTTTGatgaaatattttcttataaGCTTTCATTTTTATTTCTCTTTATGAGAAATATCATTTTCAAAGGGTCCTAGGTAGGGGTGTTTAAACAACTGTCAAACCCAACTGAACCACTAAATCAAACTAAACTGAATTAAAAATAACGAATCAAACCATTAACTCAATAGCTGTTCTCGAATTGAAACTGATTTGTAAAAATTTGAACTACTATGTATATAGTTCACGAACCAAAACTAAATCGAACTGTTTAGAACCGAAGGTTAAAACTTAAAAGTTAACCATTTAACATATTTCAAATTCTCagttctaaaaaaaaattaaaactcaattaaaaaaaaaaatcactttgaaCATTTAATCATAACCTCCTTAAAGTTAAAACTAGTGATAGTTTTTGTAATTTAAAAAAGAAGTGATTGAGGTTCGGTGGTGATATCAGTGGTGTATTCCATGACATGACTATGCGAGGAGGTGATATGAGTAGACTATTGTTgttgattattttaatatagcaatttgtttaaaaaatatatttttatttttaaaaatgagttttataattatattttatcagTGGTGTATTCCATGACATGACCGAGGAGGTGATATAAGTGGACTATTGTTgttgattattttaatatagcaatttgtttaaaaaatatatttttatttttaaaaatgagttttataattatattttttaaaatattaaaaaaaaaattaagttcattttttataaattaaaatattaattttaacatcatatattattgaatattaaaatattaaaaactttaaaaagatatacattaaaaattattttataaaaaattatttaaaataattttaattttaaatgatttttgaaattttgatattataAAAAGTattataacaaaatgatgaaatgaCATTTTAGGAATAACTatacaaattaattttttatttgaaattttttgaaaaatattttttaaatatttttaataaaaatttataatattataaaaattatttaaaaaaaaaaaactaaaataaacaagTTCATAGCTATTCTCAAAAAGCTAATTTTCTATAACACCCTATATAGATATATCCAGAATAATACATAAGTGGCATTAATATTGTTGGTACTGAATACATATCACAGGTGCATAAATGCTATTACATACTCAAGTACAAAAGAATACAACATCGCATCGCTAGTACAAGATCATATGTTCACATCAAAAGATATTATAGATCTTCAAAATACATCAGCGGaaacatcttcaagtttccttaatAAGCTTGCCATTTCTTTTAGTTGGTTGAGAAGTACTTGAAAATAATCAACAGTagtgggatgagattactaaattcCAACGAGTTTCAAACTATCACTAAAGTCCATTCAGCTCTaagttttattttcctttttgatCTCGATAAAGGGGAGAAGTATATTCTTAGGGGGAGTGGAGTATGCTCTCTGATTAATTAAATGGGAGTTTGATTACTAAAAAGTACTTGTATATGCTTATGTTACCACTTCCCCTGAGAGATgcgttgtcatcataaaaaagggggagaacgtgtgtaacaccccaatttaccCCGTCGAATATTAATAAGATCAGAGTAATAAAATTCCATTCAACACAAACCAAGATGTCACATTTCTTCATAATACAAACACTTTCTCACAATTAAccatggatacataacacatttAAGTCGGATGAACCGATTCAAAACAATATAgtcttcaaaaacatcttttattACACAACGGAAATTATACATAATTCAAATGAAAGCTAACATAGCAATTAGTTCAACAAatagtcaacatcaatatttaaaatacttcaacaatcatataaattcaaacaacaacaacaacaaatagcgTTCATTCCTCCTAGTGTTACATACATGAGTAATGACGCCGACTCAAACTACGTAAGGTAACTATCCTTCACTCCTGATCAGCTGCACGTTATCAACATAGGGGTAAATTTCAAACAGAAGGGttgagatatcataacaatataaagaAAAATATGACAATAAGTATATGAAGAATAAAGTCATACTCATTTCACCACTTCACAaagcatcaatatcatcaattAACAAGTAGCATACAAGTATT contains:
- the LOC131607950 gene encoding squamosa promoter-binding-like protein 2 — protein: MELNAKSPSSQWECDNNLTFFNIKAIENPKLQPLNQSIELDRENNVGLFDTSTPGRSGCSGSELIHDSTSRCSKSVSIGSSWNWDKGNSKTCVFAFENSHDSNDKMELSKEDSIENSNAPGVSLVSGEPLLTLKLGKRMYFESSNALESDPKNLSIFGDSMSTLSIGKKCKSDGRNLQCWRCQVEGCGLDLSSAKDYYRKHKVCESHSKSPKVVIAGLERRFCQQCSRFHALFEFDEKKRSCRRRLSHHNAKRRKPRPSDVVQSSQSALSSSRCDDELQMSPFSYSKTATNLAMQNIDNNNMLLQTKDFLLKPANDNIDTPSTVTMLSDDSNVNFTSKVIATKSINPGVEDFITFSDTNATQDFTCALSLLSTNPWDSYATESISLEHSNRTSSCAQALTHAMSQGTPLASPEYISEHDHHVNSSMWMSDSNCEESNHFQEFQLLREPYESGFHQLD